The following are encoded in a window of Primulina eburnea isolate SZY01 chromosome 4, ASM2296580v1, whole genome shotgun sequence genomic DNA:
- the LOC140830408 gene encoding adenylate isopentenyltransferase 3, chloroplastic-like — MQISVSMCKQKLPLFQFPANAIAQILHSRKEKVVVVMGATGTGKSRLSVDLATRFPAEVINSDKMQVYKGLDIVTNKITDKERCGVHHHLLGVVDPESDFSAASFRAMASSAVKSILLRKKLPIIVGGSNSFIEALVDSEFRSRYDCCFLWVDVSMPTLHSFVSDRVDRMVERGMVDEVRDLFNPQADYSRGIRRAIGVPELDNFFRIESFSNDEETRARILSEAIDRIKMNTSKLACRQLEKILRLRNAKGWELHRLDATDVFRKRGGESEAAWENTVAGRGAAMVSRFLCGRRRVAYSGGALGVEAPLMAAASY, encoded by the coding sequence atgcaaatatcagTATCTATGTGCAAACAAAAGCTCCCCTTGTTCCAGTTTCCGGCAAATGCCATCGCACAGATCCTCCACAGCCGAAAAGAAAAGGTGGTGGTGGTAATGGGAGCCACAGGCACGGGGAAATCCCGTCTCTCCGTCGATCTCGCGACGCGTTTCCCGGCTGAGGTGATCAATTCCGACAAAATGCAGGTGTACAAAGGTCTCGATATAGTCACCAACAAAATCACTGACAAGGAGCGATGCGGTGTCCACCACCATCTCCTGGGAGTCGTGGACCCAGAATCGGATTTCTCCGCCGCCAGTTTCCGCGCCATGGCATCGTCTGCCGTCAAATCCATTCTCCTCCGCAAGAAGCTTCCCATCATAGTCGGAGGCTCGAATTCATTCATCGAAGCACTGGTTGACAGCGAGTTCCGTTCGAGATACGATTGCTGTTTCCTCTGGGTGGACGTTTCGATGCCGACACTGCATTCCTTTGTCTCCGATCGGGTTGATCGAATGGTGGAAAGAGGAATGGTGGATGAAGTTAGAGATTTATTCAACCCGCAAGCCGATTACTCTCGAGGTATCCGTAGAGCGATCGGAGTCCCGGAACTGGACAACTTTTTCCGCATAGAATCGTTCTCCAACGACGAGGAAACTCGAGCTCGGATTTTATCTGAAGCAATAGACAGAATAAAGATGAATACCAGCAAACTAGCGTGCCGCCAGTTGGAGAAAATTCTCCGGCTCCGGAATGCGAAAGGGTGGGAGCTACACCGCCTCGATGCCACAGATGTATTCAGGAAACGCGGTGGAGAATCGGAGGCTGCGTGGGAGAATACAGTGGCTGGGCGGGGCGCCGCGATGGTTAGTAGGTTCTTGTGTGGTCGCCGACGAGTGGCTTACAGCGGCGGCGCACTGGGCGTGGAAGCTCCGCTAATGGCGGCTGCAAGTTACTGA